One window of the Pyrus communis chromosome 17, drPyrComm1.1, whole genome shotgun sequence genome contains the following:
- the LOC137723158 gene encoding uncharacterized protein isoform X2, which translates to MANNGNEDFYYNLSRKELQTLCKRYGLPANKSHSDLAMSLIAYLQEGFGGPMYNLWGNFYAQCNGNGLSHNEYPRKYSVDDSLGLARDRTMENVPETESREINFSAYPAQTAVDCSVETPTQVPSSSFEFHVRSEEGINLYVDFNSSLSEWTKRFKSEVCTCQNVHRNKSMSLYEDLGCIGKGDKEKRSSFIQNINYGYIEDKEPTKSDNVGLDHSVKLAETSVTSAVRSCNMAADVSEHLVEDQALVSSKLDSVPQKQIISAAHSFAKDGSLIKLDSNVLNNFQKSICAPAVNSLSKVQLSPVIMEHQNSNLNNCPNPILQNDYSPVNLSVVYPGYSAVASIEMQSSEVVSCSKDISCSPCGNGGLVGLFVQKDNLETELGIVSSCEQVPDLLGNYVPKSAEAWERNNITNGRDSPECSQLTSSVEKNSFCYDNLESNEELSRKRKHIEVSS; encoded by the exons ATGGCGAACAACGGGAATGAGGATTTTTATTACAACCTCTCAAGGAAAGAGCTTCAAACATTGTGCAAAAGATATGGCTTGCCTGCAAATAAATCGCATTCGGATTTGGCAATGTCTCTGATTGCTTACTTACAG GAAGGTTTTGGTGGTCCAATGTATAATCTTTGGGGGAATTTTTATGCTCAATGCAACGGGAATGGTCTTAGCCATAATGAGTACCCAAGAAAATACTCAGTTGACGATTCTTTGGGTTTGGCAAGAGATAGAACCATGGAAAATGTGCCTGAAACTGAAAGTAGGGAGATAAATTTCAGCGCATACCCTGCTCAAACTGCTGTTGATTGTTCCGTGGAAACTCCTACAcaagttccttcctcttcttttgaGTTTCATGTTAGGTCAGAAGAGGGGATTAATCTTTATGTTGACTTCAATTCGAGCCTATCTGAGTGGACTAAGAGGTTCAAAAGTGAGGTTTGCACATGTCAAAATGTGCACAGAAACAAGTCTATGAGTCTTTATGAGGACCTTGGGTGCATTGGAAAAGGTGATAAAGAAAAGAGAAGTTCCTTCATACAGAACATAAATTATGGGTACATTGAAGATAAAGAACCGACAAAAAGTGACAATGTGGGCCTTGATCATTCTGTTAAACTAGCTGAAACTTCAGTAACCTCAGCAGTAAGATCGTGCAACATGGCTGCAGACGTGTCAGAGCATTTAGTGGAAGATCAAGCACTTGTCTCATCTAAACTTGACTCGGTTCCACAGAAGCAGATAATTTCTGCTGCTCATTCCTTTGCTAAAGATGGCTCTTTAATCAAGCTTGATTCAAATGTCCTTAATAATTTCCAGAAGTCCATCTGTGCTCCTGCTGTCAactcattatcaaaagttcaaTTAAGTCCTGTCATAATGGAGCATCAAAATTCAAACCTCAATAATTGTCCGAATCCAATCCTGCAGAATGATTATAGCCCTGTCAACCTTAGTGTGGTATATCCTGGATACTCAGCTGTTGCTTCTATAGAGATGCAGTCATCAGAGGTTGTGAGTTGCTCCAAAGACATATCATGTTCACCTTGTGGAAATGGAGGATTGGTGGGTCTGTTTGTACAAAAGGACAATTTAGAAACAGAACTTGGAATAGTCAGCTCATGTGAGCAGGTTCCTGATCTGCTGGGGAACTACGTGCCAAAATCTGCTGAAGCGTGG GAGAGGAACAACATCACAAATGGGAGGGATAGTCCAGA ATGCTCACAGTTAACCAGTTCAGTTGAGAAGAACAGTTTCTGTTACGATAATTTGGAATCTAATGAAGAACTTTCCAGAAAGAGGAAACATATAGAAG TGAGCTCGTGA
- the LOC137723158 gene encoding uncharacterized protein isoform X1 → MANNGNEDFYYNLSRKELQTLCKRYGLPANKSHSDLAMSLIAYLQEGFGGPMYNLWGNFYAQCNGNGLSHNEYPRKYSVDDSLGLARDRTMENVPETESREINFSAYPAQTAVDCSVETPTQVPSSSFEFHVRSEEGINLYVDFNSSLSEWTKRFKSEVCTCQNVHRNKSMSLYEDLGCIGKGDKEKRSSFIQNINYGYIEDKEPTKSDNVGLDHSVKLAETSVTSAVRSCNMAADVSEHLVEDQALVSSKLDSVPQKQIISAAHSFAKDGSLIKLDSNVLNNFQKSICAPAVNSLSKVQLSPVIMEHQNSNLNNCPNPILQNDYSPVNLSVVYPGYSAVASIEMQSSEVVSCSKDISCSPCGNGGLVGLFVQKDNLETELGIVSSCEQVPDLLGNYVPKSAEAWERNNITNGRDSPECSQLTSSVEKNSFCYDNLESNEELSRKRKHIEGELQSGYGNPDAKNLTSRKHITRKVLPRRSVRLISK, encoded by the exons ATGGCGAACAACGGGAATGAGGATTTTTATTACAACCTCTCAAGGAAAGAGCTTCAAACATTGTGCAAAAGATATGGCTTGCCTGCAAATAAATCGCATTCGGATTTGGCAATGTCTCTGATTGCTTACTTACAG GAAGGTTTTGGTGGTCCAATGTATAATCTTTGGGGGAATTTTTATGCTCAATGCAACGGGAATGGTCTTAGCCATAATGAGTACCCAAGAAAATACTCAGTTGACGATTCTTTGGGTTTGGCAAGAGATAGAACCATGGAAAATGTGCCTGAAACTGAAAGTAGGGAGATAAATTTCAGCGCATACCCTGCTCAAACTGCTGTTGATTGTTCCGTGGAAACTCCTACAcaagttccttcctcttcttttgaGTTTCATGTTAGGTCAGAAGAGGGGATTAATCTTTATGTTGACTTCAATTCGAGCCTATCTGAGTGGACTAAGAGGTTCAAAAGTGAGGTTTGCACATGTCAAAATGTGCACAGAAACAAGTCTATGAGTCTTTATGAGGACCTTGGGTGCATTGGAAAAGGTGATAAAGAAAAGAGAAGTTCCTTCATACAGAACATAAATTATGGGTACATTGAAGATAAAGAACCGACAAAAAGTGACAATGTGGGCCTTGATCATTCTGTTAAACTAGCTGAAACTTCAGTAACCTCAGCAGTAAGATCGTGCAACATGGCTGCAGACGTGTCAGAGCATTTAGTGGAAGATCAAGCACTTGTCTCATCTAAACTTGACTCGGTTCCACAGAAGCAGATAATTTCTGCTGCTCATTCCTTTGCTAAAGATGGCTCTTTAATCAAGCTTGATTCAAATGTCCTTAATAATTTCCAGAAGTCCATCTGTGCTCCTGCTGTCAactcattatcaaaagttcaaTTAAGTCCTGTCATAATGGAGCATCAAAATTCAAACCTCAATAATTGTCCGAATCCAATCCTGCAGAATGATTATAGCCCTGTCAACCTTAGTGTGGTATATCCTGGATACTCAGCTGTTGCTTCTATAGAGATGCAGTCATCAGAGGTTGTGAGTTGCTCCAAAGACATATCATGTTCACCTTGTGGAAATGGAGGATTGGTGGGTCTGTTTGTACAAAAGGACAATTTAGAAACAGAACTTGGAATAGTCAGCTCATGTGAGCAGGTTCCTGATCTGCTGGGGAACTACGTGCCAAAATCTGCTGAAGCGTGG GAGAGGAACAACATCACAAATGGGAGGGATAGTCCAGA ATGCTCACAGTTAACCAGTTCAGTTGAGAAGAACAGTTTCTGTTACGATAATTTGGAATCTAATGAAGAACTTTCCAGAAAGAGGAAACATATAGAAGGTGAACTTCAAAGTGGCTATGGTAATCCGGATGCAAAGAATTTAACAAGTAGGAAGCATATTACTAGGAAAGTCCTTCCTAGAAGATCCGTGCGGCTGATCTCTAAG TGA